The genome window TTCGCCCCGCCGGTGGGTGCGCGAAGGTGCAACGTCCACCTGCGTGAGGACGGTGCACCGAACTGCCGTTTCGCTCTCCTGTTCCGTGACTATCTGCGCGCCGATGAGGCCGCCCGTCGGGAGTGGGGGGCGTTCAAACGACGTCTGGCCCGCAGTGTGCCGGACCTGCTGGACTACGGGCAGATCAAGGCCCCGGCCACCGGGATTCTGATGATTGCGGCCGAACGCTGGGCGGCGGCAACAGGGTGGCAGCCACCGCCGGGGCGTACCGCATTGCGCAAGTCTCCCGCGAGCTGAGCCAATCGCACCGTCGCCTTGTGCCGGGACATGGGAGGTGCCTCCCGGCCCGCCTTCACAGTGGGCCGGTGCGTAGGGTGCGGGGATGATGGAAATGCCAGAGGCGTTCGTGCGGAGCACGCTGGAGCGCGAGGGCGAGCCCGGTGCGGCTTGGCTCGCCGAGCTGCCCGGGATCGTGGAGGAGCTGCTGGGGCGCTGGGACTGCGTGCAGGACGGGGAGGTCATGCATGGGGGAGTCGGGGTCATCGTTCCGGTGCGGCGGCCGGCCGAGGGGGCGGCCGTGGTGAAGGTGTCCTTTCCCCATCCCGGCAACGTGCATGAACCGGACGCGTTTGCGGCCTGGGGCGGACGAGGAGCGGTGCTGCTGCACGAGCGCTACGACGAGCACTTCGCGATGCTCCTGGAGCGAGTCCGGTCGTCGACCCTGGCGGAGGTCGAGAACAGCGATGAGGTGATGAGGATCGCAGGGCGGATCAGTCATCGGCTGGCCATCCCAGCGCCGCCAGAACTGCCCCGGCTCCAGGACCAGGCCGATGCCTGGGCAGCCCAACTCCGGCAAGACGCCGCAGAGCTGACACACGCGTTGCCCCGACGCGTGGTCGACGCCGCGGTGGCGACGGCCCAGGAATTGGGCCGCGACCAGCCGGACACCCTCATCCACGGCGACCTGCATGCTCGCAACATCCTGCGTGCCGACCGTGAGCCGTGGCTGGCCGTCGACCCCAAGGGGTACGCAGGAGATCCCGCATACGACGGCGGCACTCTGCTCAAGGCGCGGTCGCCGGCGCTCCTCGAAGCGGGCGACCTGAGAAGGGCGCTGTTCCGGACCATGCATGTCTTCGCCGAGGTGGCCGAAGTCGATCCCGAACGCGCCCGGCGTTGGGCTCAGTTCCATGCGGTCCAAAGCGCTTTCTGGGGTCGCCGTC of Streptomyces sp. NBC_01363 contains these proteins:
- a CDS encoding GrpB family protein; this encodes MAVLEYQSQWPVDFERLAGELHKTLGNDARAIDHVGFTAVPGLAAKDCVDIQVRVDSIHEARQIGLLAAIGFRCRPEPWNRAETSGGQECRKLVFAPPVGARRCNVHLREDGAPNCRFALLFRDYLRADEAARREWGAFKRRLARSVPDLLDYGQIKAPATGILMIAAERWAAATGWQPPPGRTALRKSPAS
- a CDS encoding aminoglycoside phosphotransferase family protein; this encodes MMEMPEAFVRSTLEREGEPGAAWLAELPGIVEELLGRWDCVQDGEVMHGGVGVIVPVRRPAEGAAVVKVSFPHPGNVHEPDAFAAWGGRGAVLLHERYDEHFAMLLERVRSSTLAEVENSDEVMRIAGRISHRLAIPAPPELPRLQDQADAWAAQLRQDAAELTHALPRRVVDAAVATAQELGRDQPDTLIHGDLHARNILRADREPWLAVDPKGYAGDPAYDGGTLLKARSPALLEAGDLRRALFRTMHVFAEVAEVDPERARRWAQFHAVQSAFWGRRHGFRKARGGPQLVWFTQLVDSLAELLVEGT